A single window of uncultured Pseudodesulfovibrio sp. DNA harbors:
- the guaA gene encoding glutamine-hydrolyzing GMP synthase, which yields MHENRVLILDFGSQFTQLIARRVREAGVYSEIHPCNVDPERVKAFKPSALILSGGPSSVLEGGCPDLNMEYMEMGIPVLGICYGMQLLSHNLGGKVVSSTDREYGRAQFTALNDCILFDGVEEKEDLTVWMSHGDRVESIPEGFLPMGKTDSIEFAAMGNVEKKIYALQFHPEVAHTTDGGTIIQNFLFKVAGLEASWSMAGFVENTIEDLKKQVGDAKVVLGLSGGIDSTVAAVMLHRAIGKNLHCIFVDNGLLRMGEKEEVIGFLAEHFDLNVKLVDAADEFLSDLKGVEDPEKKRKLIGYKFIEVFDREAKAIDGVKFLGQGTLYPDVIESESFKGPSAVIKSHHNVGGLPEKMNLKLVEPLRELFKDEVRRAAYELGLPEHIIWRQPFPGPGLSIRIIGEVTEERLEILRLADRIVQNEMVSSDWYRKVWQGFAVLLPLKTVGVMGDDRTYENVIALRIVDSLDAMTADWSRLPSDVLARMSNRIINEVKGVNRVVLDISSKPPSTIEWE from the coding sequence ATGCACGAAAACAGAGTACTCATCCTTGATTTTGGCAGCCAGTTCACCCAGCTTATTGCGCGGCGCGTCCGCGAGGCCGGGGTGTACTCCGAGATTCATCCCTGTAATGTAGATCCTGAACGGGTCAAGGCATTCAAACCGTCCGCACTTATCCTGTCGGGCGGCCCGTCCAGTGTTTTGGAAGGTGGATGCCCTGATTTGAATATGGAATACATGGAGATGGGCATCCCGGTGCTTGGCATTTGCTACGGCATGCAGCTTTTGTCCCATAACCTTGGCGGAAAGGTCGTATCTTCCACTGACCGCGAATACGGTCGGGCACAGTTTACCGCATTGAATGACTGCATTCTCTTCGACGGCGTTGAAGAGAAAGAAGACCTAACGGTCTGGATGTCACACGGTGACCGCGTCGAATCCATCCCTGAGGGCTTTTTGCCCATGGGTAAGACTGACTCCATCGAGTTTGCTGCAATGGGCAACGTGGAAAAGAAGATTTACGCATTGCAGTTCCACCCGGAAGTAGCTCATACCACCGACGGTGGAACCATTATCCAGAACTTCCTGTTCAAGGTTGCTGGTCTGGAAGCATCATGGTCCATGGCCGGTTTTGTTGAAAATACCATTGAAGATTTGAAAAAACAGGTCGGTGACGCGAAAGTCGTTCTCGGTCTGTCCGGTGGAATTGATTCAACGGTGGCCGCAGTCATGCTGCACAGGGCCATCGGCAAGAATTTGCATTGCATTTTTGTGGATAACGGTCTGCTTCGCATGGGCGAAAAAGAAGAAGTCATCGGTTTCCTGGCCGAGCATTTCGACTTGAACGTCAAATTGGTGGATGCAGCTGATGAATTCCTGTCCGACCTGAAGGGCGTGGAAGATCCCGAGAAGAAACGCAAACTCATTGGTTACAAGTTTATTGAAGTTTTTGACCGTGAAGCCAAGGCCATTGATGGCGTGAAATTCTTGGGACAGGGCACGCTGTACCCGGATGTCATCGAGTCCGAATCCTTCAAAGGCCCTTCGGCGGTCATCAAATCCCACCACAATGTGGGCGGCTTGCCGGAAAAAATGAATTTGAAACTGGTAGAACCACTTCGTGAGTTGTTCAAGGATGAAGTCCGTCGCGCAGCATATGAACTTGGTTTGCCGGAACACATCATTTGGCGTCAGCCGTTCCCCGGTCCGGGGCTGTCCATTCGCATCATCGGTGAAGTGACTGAAGAGCGTTTGGAGATTTTGCGTCTGGCTGATCGGATCGTGCAAAACGAAATGGTCTCGTCCGATTGGTACCGTAAAGTCTGGCAGGGATTTGCCGTGTTGCTTCCCCTGAAAACCGTTGGTGTCATGGGCGATGACCGTACTTATGAAAATGTTATTGCCTTGCGCATAGTGGATTCTCTTGACGCCATGACCGCAGATTGGTCCAGACTGCCATCCGATGTTTTGGCACGTATGTCCAACCGGATCATCAACGAAGTTAAAGGCGTTAATCGTGTGGTTCTGGACATCTCGTCCAAGCCACCGTCCACCATTGAATGGGAATAA
- the tatB gene encoding Sec-independent protein translocase protein TatB: MFGIGGPELLIICLVALVVIGPKKLPEMLRSLGKGVAEFKRVGNDVKSTLDDEVNKAEAESRKREVDEELARRKAEKAKLEAETAKAEAETAKAELEKAQVEASAPESSDDTKA, encoded by the coding sequence ATGTTTGGAATAGGCGGACCTGAATTACTGATTATCTGCTTGGTGGCACTTGTTGTCATCGGCCCTAAGAAATTGCCTGAAATGCTTCGCTCTTTGGGCAAGGGAGTGGCCGAATTCAAACGAGTTGGCAATGACGTCAAGTCCACGCTGGACGATGAAGTCAACAAAGCTGAAGCTGAATCGCGCAAGCGTGAAGTGGACGAAGAGTTGGCTCGTCGTAAGGCTGAAAAGGCCAAGTTGGAGGCTGAAACTGCCAAAGCTGAAGCCGAGACCGCCAAGGCCGAGCTGGAAAAAGCGCAAGTTGAAGCCTCTGCTCCTGAATCCTCTGACGACACAAAGGCTTAG
- the tatC gene encoding twin-arginine translocase subunit TatC, which translates to MSSEKDDVKAPVNGESEAESLTDSNDDPSLEEDDAAVVTDEELEQAGEQLGEAVSDSGDAETSSDESGAESDESESDESDESDDEEKEEEPGQMSLLDHLGELRVRLTRAFIAIAIGMVACYSFAEQMFDILMKPMIKVFHDQAAANPVLTPEFFQDFGRALTQVLADKGFAHSDQMQLFMDSLQQALLQVTQQGHFQYTYPAEAFFSHIKISIVAGLFLVSPYVFAQIWGFIAPGLYSHERKWMIPMAVISALFFTAGGLFGYFVVFPFGFEFFAGFSTEGIQFTPKLNEYLSFCLKLLFAFGFVFELPLFIFFLARMGMVSSAGLRKKRKYAILIGFVLAAVLTPPDPFTQCLMAGPLIILYELGIWVAYFFGKKEKRHLKKQAEAEAAAQAELDEAAAGADEETEKA; encoded by the coding sequence ATGAGTTCCGAGAAAGACGATGTGAAAGCCCCCGTTAACGGGGAGTCTGAGGCCGAGTCTCTGACTGATTCCAATGACGATCCTTCTCTTGAAGAGGACGACGCTGCCGTTGTTACCGATGAAGAGTTGGAACAGGCAGGGGAACAGTTGGGTGAAGCTGTGAGTGATAGCGGTGATGCTGAAACATCCTCGGATGAGAGTGGGGCTGAATCCGATGAATCAGAATCCGACGAATCCGATGAATCCGACGATGAAGAGAAAGAGGAAGAGCCCGGGCAGATGTCCCTGTTGGATCATCTGGGTGAATTACGTGTTCGTCTGACCCGCGCTTTTATCGCCATCGCAATTGGTATGGTGGCTTGTTACAGTTTTGCTGAGCAGATGTTTGACATCCTCATGAAGCCGATGATCAAGGTCTTTCATGATCAGGCCGCGGCCAACCCTGTACTGACACCGGAATTTTTTCAGGATTTTGGTCGAGCCTTAACCCAGGTTCTTGCTGATAAAGGGTTTGCTCATTCTGACCAGATGCAATTGTTCATGGATTCTTTGCAGCAGGCATTGCTACAGGTAACTCAGCAAGGACATTTTCAGTATACCTACCCTGCTGAGGCTTTCTTTTCTCATATCAAGATTTCTATCGTGGCTGGTCTCTTTTTGGTCAGTCCGTATGTTTTTGCCCAAATATGGGGTTTTATCGCACCAGGCTTGTACTCTCATGAACGCAAGTGGATGATACCCATGGCCGTTATTTCGGCACTTTTCTTTACTGCGGGTGGATTGTTTGGCTATTTTGTAGTTTTCCCGTTTGGGTTTGAATTTTTTGCTGGATTTTCAACCGAGGGAATTCAATTTACTCCCAAGCTGAATGAATATTTGAGTTTCTGTTTGAAACTTCTTTTTGCGTTTGGTTTTGTATTTGAATTACCACTCTTTATTTTCTTCTTGGCCCGTATGGGGATGGTCTCTTCGGCAGGACTGCGCAAAAAACGTAAGTACGCTATTTTAATAGGTTTTGTCCTGGCTGCAGTCCTTACGCCGCCTGATCCTTTCACCCAGTGCCTCATGGCTGGGCCGTTGATCATCTTGTATGAGCTCGGCATTTGGGTTGCGTATTTCTTTGGTAAGAAGGAAAAGCGGCATCTCAAGAAGCAGGCTGAAGCCGAAGCTGCTGCTCAAGCCGAATTGGACGAGGCCGCAGCCGGAGCCGATGAGGAAACCGAAAAAGCATAG
- the hisB gene encoding imidazoleglycerol-phosphate dehydratase HisB has product MGKRQATVVRATKETDITLTLTLDGEGVVNVDTGIGFADHMLTLCAFWAKFDLDLTCKGDLEIDSHHSLEDIGLCLGQAFAEALGDKKGINRVASAKVPMDEALAEVVIDLSGRPYIVYDDALLPDIIAGDEKDVWREFLKSFAFKAGMNLHVKYEYGQNGHHLLEAAFKAMGLALAQGVAVGRTGISSTKGSLD; this is encoded by the coding sequence ATGGGCAAACGCCAGGCCACGGTGGTTCGCGCCACCAAGGAAACGGACATCACGCTGACATTGACCCTGGACGGCGAGGGAGTCGTGAATGTGGACACCGGCATCGGTTTTGCCGACCACATGCTGACCCTGTGCGCGTTCTGGGCAAAGTTTGATCTGGACCTGACATGCAAAGGCGATCTTGAGATTGACAGTCATCACAGCCTTGAGGATATCGGGTTGTGTTTGGGTCAGGCTTTCGCCGAAGCATTGGGTGATAAAAAAGGTATCAACCGTGTCGCTTCGGCAAAGGTCCCCATGGATGAAGCCTTGGCTGAGGTGGTCATTGACCTCTCTGGTCGGCCGTACATCGTGTATGATGATGCGCTGTTGCCTGATATCATTGCCGGAGACGAAAAAGACGTCTGGCGTGAATTCCTGAAATCCTTCGCATTCAAGGCAGGCATGAACCTGCATGTTAAATACGAATATGGCCAGAATGGTCACCATCTTCTGGAAGCTGCTTTCAAGGCCATGGGACTTGCCCTGGCTCAGGGAGTTGCCGTCGGTCGTACCGGCATTTCCAGCACTAAAGGGAGTCTCGACTGA
- the hisA gene encoding 1-(5-phosphoribosyl)-5-[(5-phosphoribosylamino)methylideneamino]imidazole-4-carboxamide isomerase has protein sequence MILFPAVDIKNGECVRLAQGKEDQVTVFGTDPVAQARYWAEIGARFLHVVDLDGAFSGVPKNFELIKSICSAIDIPVQLGGGIRDIATAKKYIEAGVHRLIIGTMALEDPDLFSDLCKALPGRIGVSLDAVGGELKTKGWVEDAGLTIDDVLPRLEADGIRFIVYTDIARDGMQTGVNLEGLASLCCKTSIPVIAAGGVHTLDDIKNLYPLCRKGLEGAISGRAIYVGTLDVKEAHAWIDEQ, from the coding sequence ATGATTCTTTTTCCCGCAGTTGATATAAAAAACGGTGAGTGTGTCCGTCTTGCACAGGGCAAGGAGGATCAGGTCACTGTCTTCGGGACTGATCCCGTTGCACAGGCCCGATACTGGGCTGAAATTGGTGCCCGTTTCCTGCATGTTGTAGACCTTGACGGTGCCTTTTCCGGTGTCCCCAAGAATTTTGAGCTGATAAAATCTATTTGTTCAGCTATCGATATCCCCGTGCAGCTTGGCGGTGGTATTCGTGATATAGCGACAGCCAAGAAGTACATTGAGGCCGGAGTACATCGGTTGATAATTGGTACTATGGCCCTTGAAGACCCTGATTTGTTTTCTGATCTGTGCAAGGCTTTGCCCGGACGTATCGGCGTCTCTTTGGATGCGGTCGGTGGAGAACTTAAGACAAAAGGGTGGGTCGAGGATGCCGGATTGACCATTGATGATGTCCTGCCCCGGTTGGAAGCTGACGGTATCCGTTTTATCGTTTACACGGACATCGCCCGAGATGGCATGCAGACAGGCGTTAATCTCGAAGGATTGGCGTCCCTGTGTTGCAAGACGTCGATACCTGTCATAGCAGCCGGTGGTGTTCATACGTTGGATGATATCAAGAATCTTTACCCCCTGTGCAGGAAAGGGCTTGAGGGTGCTATTTCAGGACGAGCCATTTATGTAGGCACTCTAGATGTCAAAGAAGCCCACGCCTGGATTGACGAGCAGTAG
- a CDS encoding mechanosensitive ion channel domain-containing protein, with protein MERFDPQMLFDTAMYYATTYGVKLIVALILFVIGRIIARSIADMTRKVMLKAKMDETLGSFMRNIIYYALLAAVVIAALGQAGINVTSFLAVLGAAGLAVGLALKDSLSNFAAGVILIMMNFFKKGDYVTAGGESGTVTAVNIFNTVLTTPDNKVITVPNSAVLGGTITNVTANDTRRVDLVMGIGYNDDLLKAKKILKQILADEPRVLATPTPQVEVSELADSSVNFIVRPWCKTEDYWGVYFSITEKVKLVFDQEGISIPYPQQDVYMYTVDKN; from the coding sequence ATGGAAAGATTCGACCCCCAAATGCTTTTTGATACAGCAATGTATTACGCCACCACGTATGGCGTAAAACTCATCGTTGCCCTGATACTTTTTGTCATCGGGCGCATAATTGCCCGCTCTATTGCTGACATGACCCGCAAAGTCATGCTCAAAGCAAAAATGGATGAAACCCTTGGCTCATTCATGCGCAACATTATCTACTATGCCCTGCTCGCCGCCGTGGTCATCGCTGCGCTTGGACAGGCTGGAATCAACGTAACGTCTTTCCTCGCTGTCCTCGGTGCCGCAGGTTTGGCTGTCGGTCTTGCTCTCAAGGATTCCCTGTCCAACTTTGCAGCCGGTGTCATCCTGATCATGATGAATTTCTTCAAGAAAGGTGATTACGTCACAGCCGGTGGAGAATCCGGTACTGTTACGGCTGTAAACATCTTCAATACAGTACTGACCACACCTGATAACAAGGTTATCACCGTACCCAACTCCGCAGTGCTCGGCGGAACCATCACCAATGTCACAGCCAATGATACGCGCCGAGTCGATCTGGTCATGGGCATCGGCTACAACGATGACCTACTCAAAGCAAAAAAGATTCTGAAACAAATTCTGGCAGACGAGCCACGAGTTCTCGCCACCCCTACCCCGCAGGTAGAAGTTTCCGAGTTAGCCGACTCTTCGGTTAACTTCATTGTACGTCCTTGGTGCAAAACTGAAGACTACTGGGGAGTATACTTCTCCATCACCGAAAAGGTAAAACTTGTGTTCGATCAGGAAGGCATTTCCATTCCTTATCCGCAACAGGATGTTTACATGTATACTGTTGATAAGAATTAG
- a CDS encoding glycosyltransferase family 2 protein, producing MRETVTGLVLTYNGERLLEKCLKSLDFCDELLVVDSDSSDRTREIAEACGARVIVNPWPGPVAQFKLALSEITTTWVVSLDQDEYLTDELRDNIIRKLSKKEHVSGYYTPRSSFYFNRFMKHSGWYPDYLFRVFRTGQMEVSASGAHYHFKPRGETIKLSGDILHYPYESFQQHMEKINYYAEEGAIALREKGKRGGMLNALLHATVRFIKLYFLKLGFLDGAAGFCNALAGYYYTFQKYIRVDEKEKWGE from the coding sequence ATGCGCGAAACCGTGACCGGATTGGTCCTGACATATAATGGTGAACGGCTACTTGAGAAATGCCTTAAGTCGCTTGATTTTTGTGATGAATTACTCGTTGTTGATTCTGACTCATCTGATCGCACGCGAGAAATAGCGGAAGCTTGTGGCGCTCGGGTTATCGTCAACCCTTGGCCCGGCCCCGTTGCTCAATTCAAACTCGCCTTGTCGGAAATCACTACCACCTGGGTTGTCTCATTAGATCAAGATGAGTACCTCACCGACGAACTACGCGATAATATCATCAGAAAACTCTCAAAAAAAGAGCATGTTTCCGGCTACTATACTCCACGAAGCTCTTTCTATTTCAACCGATTCATGAAGCATTCCGGCTGGTATCCCGACTATCTTTTCCGTGTCTTTCGTACAGGACAGATGGAAGTGTCGGCTTCAGGTGCCCATTATCACTTTAAACCACGTGGCGAGACAATAAAACTGTCCGGCGACATTCTGCATTATCCTTATGAATCCTTTCAGCAGCACATGGAAAAAATCAATTACTATGCTGAAGAAGGGGCTATCGCTCTTCGTGAAAAAGGGAAACGCGGCGGCATGCTCAATGCTTTGCTTCACGCTACTGTCCGTTTCATCAAACTCTATTTCCTGAAACTCGGTTTTCTCGACGGTGCTGCAGGGTTCTGCAACGCTCTTGCCGGGTATTATTACACATTCCAAAAGTACATTCGGGTGGACGAAAAAGAAAAATGGGGTGAATAA
- a CDS encoding uracil-xanthine permease family protein has product MSNFHSTEYNFRPKDALLGAQMLFVAFGALVLVPLLTGLDANVALFTAGAGTLVFQVITKGKVPVFLASSFAFIAPIIYGVQTWGIPATMCGLIGAGLLYVILSFLIRIYGSEMLRRVLPPIVTGPVIMVIGLILAPVAVHMAMGRTGDGGAWLVPNLTAMIIAGSALLTTILASLLGKGWIKLIPILLGITVGYVTSLILDATGFTAAQQAAFDPGTLQNWTAPALVSFQKIAEAPVLAIPNFTFPTWNLEAILFIVPVAIAPAIEHFGDVLAIGGISGKDYVKDPGIQNTLLGDGVATSLAACLGGPPNTTYSEVSGAVALTRSFNPAIMTWAAITAILLAFVGKLGAFLSTIPVPVMGGIMILLFGAITVIGINTLVRAGTDLMLPRNLAIVAMILVFGIGGMSFDLVIVKLGGIGLAGIIGVILNLVLPCKDCDAPLPDEIDPAAPDHHTDL; this is encoded by the coding sequence ATGAGTAACTTTCATTCCACCGAGTATAATTTCAGACCCAAAGACGCGTTACTCGGCGCGCAAATGCTTTTTGTCGCGTTCGGCGCACTGGTACTGGTACCACTGTTGACCGGCCTTGACGCCAACGTGGCATTGTTCACTGCTGGCGCAGGTACTCTGGTTTTCCAGGTCATCACCAAAGGCAAGGTCCCTGTTTTTCTGGCATCATCCTTTGCTTTCATCGCCCCCATCATCTACGGCGTACAGACTTGGGGTATTCCCGCCACTATGTGTGGTCTGATCGGTGCCGGTCTGCTCTACGTGATACTCAGCTTCCTGATCCGTATTTACGGGTCCGAAATGCTGCGCCGCGTACTGCCCCCGATTGTCACCGGCCCGGTCATCATGGTTATCGGCCTGATCCTGGCTCCGGTTGCCGTTCATATGGCGATGGGACGTACAGGCGATGGTGGCGCATGGCTTGTGCCCAATCTCACCGCCATGATCATTGCAGGCTCTGCTCTTCTGACGACAATCCTCGCATCTTTGCTCGGCAAAGGCTGGATCAAACTCATTCCCATCCTGCTCGGCATCACCGTTGGTTATGTGACATCCCTGATTTTGGACGCTACCGGCTTCACTGCTGCTCAACAAGCCGCTTTCGATCCAGGCACTCTCCAGAACTGGACAGCCCCTGCGCTTGTCAGCTTCCAGAAGATAGCGGAAGCACCGGTTTTGGCGATCCCCAATTTCACATTCCCCACCTGGAATCTCGAAGCTATTCTGTTCATTGTCCCGGTTGCTATTGCGCCGGCCATTGAACACTTTGGTGACGTTCTCGCTATCGGTGGCATCTCCGGCAAAGACTATGTTAAAGATCCCGGCATCCAAAACACCTTGCTCGGTGACGGTGTTGCAACTTCCTTGGCAGCTTGTCTGGGCGGCCCCCCGAACACTACTTACTCCGAGGTCTCCGGCGCAGTCGCACTGACCCGCTCCTTCAACCCCGCGATCATGACTTGGGCAGCCATCACCGCCATCCTGCTGGCCTTTGTCGGCAAACTCGGCGCTTTCCTCAGCACCATTCCCGTTCCCGTCATGGGCGGCATCATGATTCTGTTGTTTGGTGCCATCACCGTTATCGGCATCAACACATTAGTCCGTGCTGGAACTGATCTGATGCTCCCGCGTAATCTCGCCATCGTGGCCATGATCCTCGTGTTCGGTATCGGCGGGATGAGCTTCGACCTCGTCATCGTCAAACTCGGCGGCATCGGTCTGGCCGGTATCATTGGCGTTATTCTGAACCTCGTCCTTCCCTGTAAGGACTGCGATGCTCCGCTGCCTGACGAAATTGATCCCGCAGCTCCAGATCACCATACTGATCTCTAA
- the upp gene encoding uracil phosphoribosyltransferase, with product MALHLVDHPLIRHKVGLLRSYDISTSHFRTLSNEITRLLTYEATKDFATEKRTIKGWAGDVEVDCIKGKMVTVVPILRAGLGMMDGVFDMIPGAKASVVGFYRDEETLEPVQYYVKLANKIEERTALILDPMLATGGTLEATIRLLKDAGCKSIRGLFLCAAPEGVDRILKEHPEVDIYTAALDERLNDIGYIIPGLGDAGDKIFGTK from the coding sequence GTGGCCTTACATCTGGTAGATCACCCGCTTATCCGACACAAAGTCGGCCTGCTTCGTTCTTATGACATTTCCACCAGCCATTTTCGCACTCTGTCAAACGAGATCACCCGTCTTCTGACGTACGAAGCCACAAAAGACTTCGCCACCGAGAAAAGAACCATCAAGGGTTGGGCCGGTGACGTCGAAGTCGACTGCATCAAGGGCAAAATGGTCACGGTCGTGCCTATCCTGCGTGCAGGTCTGGGCATGATGGACGGCGTATTCGATATGATTCCCGGCGCCAAGGCATCCGTTGTCGGTTTTTACCGCGATGAAGAAACCCTTGAGCCTGTCCAGTACTACGTCAAGCTCGCCAACAAGATCGAAGAACGCACCGCGCTCATTCTCGATCCCATGCTGGCTACCGGTGGTACTTTGGAAGCAACCATCCGTCTGCTCAAGGATGCAGGCTGTAAATCCATTCGAGGTCTGTTCCTGTGCGCCGCGCCCGAAGGCGTTGATCGCATTCTCAAAGAGCATCCAGAAGTGGATATTTACACAGCCGCTCTTGATGAGCGACTCAACGACATCGGATACATTATCCCCGGTCTTGGAGACGCGGGAGACAAGATATTCGGTACCAAGTAG
- a CDS encoding dephospho-CoA kinase — translation MNIWKRNVDFSDRGVRLDKFWGRELTEEGVSRGRVKSWIESGMAIVDGQIITKGKHKLLGGEQVSIGAEDVLMGENAPEPIPGDLSVLFEDEHMLVVEKRAGVTTHPASAEKGPTLVNYLLHQWPDIAADVSGMDEQRPGIVHRLDKDTSGIMAVARTEAARLKLASDFAERKVHKVYLAIVHGCPSQPYGTIDAPMGRHPNQKTRMAVVEKGGRDARSEYRVLWTGPRGLASLVAVRIHTGRTHQIRVHMAHIGHPLLGDGVYGSRENVDWSRRPDSLAVLAPRQMLHAFYLSVTHPVTGEKITRWQAPPEDFQTLLSGLTRECLRVGIVGMPGCGKSTMLKALCGLELPCFSADESVAALYGPDGDGASMIRQRFGGQYSLEDGSVDKIVLFQAMQTSETVRREVMDLIHPMVRHACEEFFKEHRDEVAAFAEVPLLLESGWHKDGRVDMVAGVSCPDEKRTGELREKRGLTAETLAIFDSWQWSEKDKLAACDLVLSNAGGVKELQGEAVTLWNFAREKAERRNTEFEGWMQELWPDLADEFSAEGADA, via the coding sequence ATGAACATATGGAAGAGGAACGTGGACTTTTCGGACAGGGGCGTGCGTCTGGATAAATTCTGGGGGCGCGAACTGACTGAAGAAGGAGTCTCACGCGGACGGGTCAAATCCTGGATTGAATCCGGCATGGCTATCGTCGATGGGCAGATCATAACCAAAGGTAAACACAAGCTTTTAGGTGGTGAGCAAGTCTCCATCGGGGCTGAAGATGTGTTGATGGGCGAGAACGCCCCTGAGCCGATCCCGGGAGATCTATCGGTATTGTTTGAAGACGAGCATATGCTCGTGGTGGAAAAGCGTGCCGGAGTTACAACGCACCCTGCGTCGGCGGAAAAAGGACCGACTCTGGTCAATTATCTTCTGCATCAATGGCCGGATATTGCGGCGGATGTGTCAGGTATGGACGAACAGCGTCCCGGCATCGTGCATCGATTGGATAAGGATACTTCAGGTATCATGGCAGTTGCCCGTACTGAAGCTGCCCGGTTGAAACTGGCATCTGATTTTGCCGAGCGCAAAGTTCACAAGGTCTACCTTGCCATTGTCCACGGTTGTCCATCCCAGCCTTACGGTACCATTGATGCTCCTATGGGGCGTCATCCCAATCAGAAGACTCGCATGGCCGTTGTTGAAAAAGGCGGTCGTGATGCTCGGAGTGAGTATCGTGTCCTTTGGACCGGACCTCGCGGGTTGGCCTCGTTGGTGGCCGTGCGTATCCATACAGGGCGAACTCACCAAATTCGTGTGCACATGGCACATATTGGTCATCCGCTTTTGGGAGATGGGGTCTATGGCTCGCGGGAAAATGTCGACTGGTCCCGGCGGCCTGATTCTTTGGCTGTATTGGCTCCGCGCCAAATGCTTCATGCCTTTTATCTTTCAGTAACACACCCCGTGACCGGTGAAAAAATAACCCGCTGGCAGGCCCCGCCTGAAGATTTTCAGACGTTATTGTCCGGTTTGACACGTGAGTGTTTGCGGGTGGGGATTGTTGGTATGCCCGGTTGTGGTAAATCCACGATGCTTAAGGCGTTGTGTGGCTTGGAGCTCCCCTGTTTCAGTGCAGATGAGAGTGTTGCTGCGCTTTATGGCCCGGATGGTGATGGGGCCTCCATGATTCGACAACGATTTGGCGGGCAGTATTCGCTTGAGGATGGAAGCGTGGACAAAATCGTTTTGTTTCAAGCCATGCAGACTTCCGAAACCGTGCGCCGAGAGGTGATGGATTTGATTCATCCCATGGTTCGTCATGCGTGCGAAGAGTTCTTCAAGGAGCATCGTGATGAAGTGGCCGCCTTTGCCGAGGTTCCATTGTTGTTGGAGTCGGGGTGGCATAAAGACGGTCGTGTGGATATGGTTGCCGGAGTCTCGTGTCCCGATGAAAAACGGACAGGCGAATTGCGTGAGAAACGGGGACTGACTGCTGAAACATTGGCCATATTCGACTCGTGGCAATGGTCGGAGAAAGATAAGCTCGCGGCATGTGATCTTGTGTTGAGCAATGCTGGCGGCGTGAAAGAATTGCAAGGTGAAGCCGTCACATTGTGGAATTTCGCTCGTGAAAAGGCTGAGCGGCGTAATACGGAATTCGAGGGCTGGATGCAAGAACTGTGGCCCGATCTGGCCGATGAATTTTCGGCTGAGGGGGCTGATGCATGA
- a CDS encoding rhomboid family intramembrane serine protease, with amino-acid sequence MIPIRDNVPRLTSPYGVSLIIVINVVVFLYTLTVGPRELAYLYHLFGVVPARFFSPDWATWAGYPDTVGWPLFSYMFLHGGWLHIIMNMWMLWLFGDNIEDVTGHGRFVLFYLLCGLAAVSLHMVFESDSTIPIVGASGAVAGVMGAYVFLYPHGRVTVLVPIIIIPLFFQVPSFLFLGIWFLSQVASGISSSAQQTAHGVAWWAHVGGFIAGAILIRWFKRPGSCKYCYNPDTKDYDPELLDQDI; translated from the coding sequence ATGATTCCCATTCGTGACAATGTGCCAAGACTGACATCCCCTTATGGGGTGAGTCTCATCATTGTCATTAATGTGGTGGTTTTTCTGTATACCCTGACCGTGGGGCCGCGTGAGCTCGCTTATCTGTATCATTTGTTCGGAGTTGTCCCTGCCCGGTTCTTTTCTCCTGACTGGGCTACATGGGCCGGATATCCCGACACTGTGGGATGGCCGTTGTTTTCCTATATGTTTCTGCATGGCGGCTGGCTGCATATAATCATGAACATGTGGATGCTCTGGCTGTTTGGAGACAACATTGAGGACGTCACAGGCCATGGCCGGTTTGTGTTGTTCTATTTGCTTTGCGGTCTGGCGGCAGTGAGTCTGCATATGGTGTTTGAGTCGGATTCGACGATCCCTATTGTAGGCGCATCCGGGGCCGTGGCAGGAGTCATGGGGGCCTATGTCTTCCTGTATCCTCATGGACGAGTTACTGTTTTAGTGCCCATCATCATTATTCCGCTTTTCTTTCAGGTGCCGTCATTCCTTTTTCTTGGTATCTGGTTTCTCTCTCAGGTGGCGTCTGGGATTTCGTCATCCGCACAGCAGACCGCGCACGGCGTGGCCTGGTGGGCTCATGTTGGCGGTTTTATTGCTGGTGCGATTCTTATTCGTTGGTTCAAGCGTCCGGGAAGTTGTAAATACTGTTATAACCCGGACACCAAGGATTACGACCCGGAGTTATTGGATCAGGATATTTAA